GGGTCCGTCGGGTTCGGGCAAGTCGACCCTGATCCAGCGGCTGCTCGCCGCCTGTCCCGAGCTGCATTTCTCGGTCTCGCACACCACCCGGCCGGCGCGGGAAAACGAGGTCGACGGCCGCGATTACCATTTCGTCAGCCGCCCCGTTTTCCTGAAAATGAGGGGCCGGCGCGAGTTCGCCGAGTGGGCCGAAGTGCACGGCCAGCTCTACGGCACCAGCTGGCTCGAGCTGCGCCGCAAATCGGGACGGGGCCGGACGCTGGTCCTGGACATCGACGTCCAGGGGGCGCGCCGCATCAAGCGCCGTTACCCCGAAACCATGGCCGTTTTCGTGATCCCGCCCTCCCTGGCCGAGTTGAAGCGGCGGCTGCGCCGGCGCGAAAAGAAATGGAGCCCGGAAGCCGAGCAGCGGCTGCAGAAAGCCCTGAACGAAATGGCCGCCTACGAATTGTACGACTACCTGATCGTCAACCATGAACTGAAAAAGGCATCCGCCGAACTGCGCTGCCTGCTGGCCGCCTTCGGCCGGCAAATGGCCCGCAACGGGGATAAAATTGAAAAAATGATCCGAGGCCGAAAATGAAGCTTGTTCTGGGCGTCAGCGGTTCGATCGGCGCCTACAAAGCGGTCGACATCATGCGTTTGTTTCAAAAAGAGGGCCACGCCGTCTCGGTGGTCATGACCCGAGCGGCGACGAAAATCATCGCGCCGCTGACATTCGCCACCTTCGCCCCGGGAAAAGTGTTCGTCGAACTGTTCGCCGACAACCAGGATCCCCTGCTGCACATCAACCTGAGCAAGGAGAACGACCTGCTGCTGGTGGCGCCGGCCACCGCCGACATCATCGGCAAGATGGCCAACGGCATCGCCGACGACCTCCTGTCCACCTTGTTCTGCGCCTTTTACCGCAAGGTGGTGGTGGCCCCGGCCATGAACCCGCGCATGCTGGAAAATCCCGCGGTCAGGGACAACATCGGCCGGCTGAAAAGCCGGGGCGTCGAAATCATCGAACCGGTCGAGGGGCTGCTGGCCAACCGCGAGACCGGCAAAGGGAGGCTGCCCGCCCCCGAAGACATTTACCGCCGCTGCCTGGATGCCGTTGCCGTTTAATAAAATAATCATCGCTTCCGGCCCCACCCTGGAGCCGATCGACCCGGTGCGCTTCATTTCCAACCGCTCATCGGGGAAGACCGGCTTCCACCTGGCCATGGAGGCCAAAGCCAGGAATATCGGGCCGGTCGTCTTCATCACCGGACCGACCTGCTTCCTGCCGGCGGGAGTCGAGCTGATCCAAGTGGAGACGGCCCAGGAGATGCAAGCCGCCATCGACGGCCATTTCCGCTCATCCGAGGTGGTCATCATGGCGGCGGCGGTCAGCGACTACCGCAGCCGAAAATATTACACCGACAAGCTAAAAAAAGACGGGGAAAAGATCGTCCTGGAACTGGTCAGAACCCCCGATATCCTCCTCGACCTGGGCCGGCGCAAGCGCAAAAACCAGCTCCTGGTCGGTTTTGCCGCCGAGACCGAGGATATTTTCGTCAATGCCCAGAAAAAACTGCTGGCCAAGAACCTTGACCTGCTGGTCCTGAACGAGATCTCGGACAGCAACCCGGCTTTCGGCAGCGATGAGAACCAGGTTTATTTGCTGCGCCGGGACGGCATCCGCAAGATTGAAAAAACAAAAAAGTCCCGCGTCGCCGCCTTCATCTGGGACGAAGTCCTCGACCTGGCCGGACATACCCAGGGCGCGGCGAAGATCCGATGAGCGAATTGAAGGAAATATTGAAGTTCTACCAGGAAATGGGGGCTGAATTCCTCCATATGCCGGTGAGCGACCCGCGCGCCGACCTGGCCGCTTTGAACTGCGATATCCTGCAATGCCAACACTGCCGCCTCCATCAGAGCAAGACCCACTATGTCCCCGGCGAGGGCTCCAGCCGTCCCGATATTTTTTTCATCGGCGAAGGGCCGGGCCAGACCGAGGACCAGTTCGGCCGCCCCTTCATCGGCAACGCCGGGCAGCTGCTGGACAAGATCATCCAGAAGATGGGCTACCGCCGCGAAGACGTATTCATCGGCAACGTGGTGAAGTGCCGGCCGCCGAACAACCGCGAACCGCTGGCCGACGAGGTCGAAGCCTGCCTCCCCTTCCTGCGCCGGCAGATCGAGCTGCTGAAGCCGAAGATCATCGTCTGCCTGGGCAGGGTCGCATTGAACAACCTGCTCGGCACCAGTCACAGCATGGGCCGCATCCGCGGCCAGCTGTTGCGCTTCAACGGCATCCCCCTGATCCCCACCTACCATCCCTCCTTCATCCTGCATAAAAAGGAGAAGGAGGAGATATCTCAGGCCAAGCGCGAAGTCTGGGAGGACATGCAGAAAGCGCTGGCCGTTATCTCCGGGCAACGGCCTTGAAAATCAGCGTCGCGCTCTCCTGCAACGTCCTTGAAGCGCTGACCTACGGAAACGGCTCGGCCGGGCTGCGGGTCGGAATGCGGGTGCTGGTGCCTCTGGGGAGCCGGATCGTTTCCGGCTGGGTGCTCGGCCTGGATTCCGCCTACCCGGGCAAAGTAAAAAACATCATCGGCGTCATCGACGATCCCTTCCGCCCCGACGCCGAGTTCCTGAAATTCGCCAAGCGCAGCGCCAGGGCCTATTTTGCCTCGCCCGGGATCGTGCTGGACCACGCGCTGCCGCCAAGCAAAAAAAACCTGAAAAAGCTCCTGCTGGAAAAGGACGGGCAGGTCAGGAAGATCGGCGATTTTCAGCCGGCGCAGCTGGCCCGTCTGGGCTCGGCGCAGCCCCTGCGCTTTTTTTTCAAGGAGAGGAAAACCGCGCCGTCAGCAGAAGCAGAAGCCGGTGCCGCCTCCCCGTCCGGGGGGGCGCCGGCGCTGCCGTTGGACCGTCTCCTCCTCGGCCCCGGCGGCCGCGAGAGCGAGTACCTGGAAAGCTGCCGCGCGGTCCTGGCCTCCGGCCGGAGCGTCCTGCTGCTCGTCCCCGACAATGCCACCGCCCGCTATTGGCAAAACGTCTGGCCGGAACTGGACATCTACAATTCGGAGACCCGGCCCGCGGCCCGGGAGGAGATCTGGGCCCGCTACCAGCAGGGGAATAGCGGCATCGTCTGCGGCGGCCTGTCGGCCGCCATGTTTCCGATGAGTAACCTGGGGCTGCTGATCATCGACCGGGCGACGTCGTCCCTCTACCAGCGCACTTTTCATTCGCCCTTCAAAAGCGACCACCTGGGCCGCATCCGCGCCCAGGTCGGGGGCATCCCCATCCTGCAGGGGGCCGCGGCCCATTCCTGCGCCACCTACCAGCAGCGGGGTTCGCTGCCGGTGACTGACCGGCGCCGCGATACCGGCGCCTTGCTGCAGGTGCACATGCTCAAAGGCAGGGATAGGGGCATACCGGCTGACCTGGTCCAATTGATCAGCCAGAATTATTTGCAGGCAAAGAAAACCCTGGTCCTGGTCAACAAGATCCAGCCGTCGCTCAACCTTTTTTGCGCCGCCTGCGCCAAAGTCGTAACCTGCCCCAATTGCGGCGGCATCCTGCAGGTGGACGACGCACAGGCCGCCGCTTGCCGAAGCTGCAGCTTCAGCCAGGAAAAACTGGCCGCCTGCCCGCGCTGCCGCAAGGAGCTGACCATGCTCCACGACATCAGCCTGGATTCGCTGGCCCGGGCCGTCGAGCGCGTCGTCGGCGAGAACGCGGTCCTGACCCTGCGCGCCGCCGACTTGAAGGAGTTAAAGGCAGTCGCGCCGGCTCTCGCGGCCAGTGCCGTCGTCATCGCCACTCCGGCCGCCTTGAACCCGTTTTTCAGGGAAAAATTCTCCGCCGCCGTCTACGTCAAGCCCGAATCGTTTTTCGGCATGGACGAATTCAATTCGGCGGAAATGATCTTCGCCACCGCCGCCGAAATCATGGAAACCCTGGCCCCGGGAAGCGTGTTGCACGTCTTCTCGGTCTTTCACTTTCATTATGCGCTGCAGTTCCTCCTCGACGAAAACCGCTTTTTCGAGCGTGAATTGAAGTACCGGCAGTGGTTCATGCTGCCGCCTTTCAGCGACGTGTACAAGCTGGAGATCCGCAACAGCGGCTTGCGGGCGCTGGCAGCCGACATGCGCGGCCTGTATGCGCAGCACAAGCTCGGCTTAATGATTAAAAAAATCTACCTGGTCTCGCGCCGGCCGCAGCGGGGCTCGTTTCTCGGCGTCCTCGAGCTGCACTCAGGCGCGGAAAAAATCATCGCCGCCGGGGTGCCGGGATTAAAAAAAAGCTCGCTCAGCCTGCTGGCGGGGTAATCCGGCCGCAACCAAAAACGACGCCGGCTGTATAATAGTAATAACGGAAAATCGAAACTGCCAAGGAGAGGTCATGAACGAACAGGCATTGGCGCTGAACGGTCTGGTCAAGGATTTCGACGGCAAGCGGGCCGTTGACCGGATCTCCTTCACGGCCCGCAAGGGCGAGATCCTGGGGCTGCTGGGGCCCAACGGGGCCGGCAAAACCACCACCATCCGCATGATCATGAACATCATCGCCCCGGACCAGGGAACGATCGAGATCTTGGGACGCCCCTTCGCCGAAAAGATGAAGGACAAGATCGGTTACCTGCCCGAAGAGCGTGGCCTGTACCGGAAAATGAAGGTGATGGACGTTCTGGTCTACCTGGGCGAACTGAAGGGGTTGCGTCCGGAGACGATTCGCGAACGCGGACATCGCCTGCTTGAGCAGTTCGACCTGGAGCCCTATGAGCAGAAAAAGGTCGAGGAGCTTTCCAAGGGCATGGCCCAGAAGCTGCAGATCATCTCCACCATCCTGCATGAGCCGGAGCTGCTGATCCTCGACGAGCCTTTTTCCGGCCTGGACCCGCTCAACATCGAGCTGGTCACGCGCATCCTGCTGGAAAAGAAGAAGGACGGAGTTTCGATCATCCTTTCCACCCACCTGATGGAATACGCCGAAAAACTGGTCGACTCCGTGGTCATGATCGACCAGGGGCGCAAGGTTTTGGACGGGAAATTGGCCCAAATCAAGTCGCAGTACGGCACCAAGTTCATCCGCATCGAATACGATGGCGACAGCGCCTTCATGCCGGGATTGAAATACGTCAAGAGCTTCAGGGATTACGGCCGGACGATGGAAATCGAGCTCGTCGACCTGGCCCACAAGAACCGCCTGCTCGAGGAGCTGAGCAAGCGCGTCAGCCTCAACGCTTTCCAGCTGACCGAACCGTCGCTGCAGCATATCTTCGTCCGCAAAGTCAACGAAGGAGCCCGCTCATGAAGCTCATCGCCATCATCAAGAAGGAATACCGCGAGATCGTCCGGAAGAAATCGTTCATCATCTCGACGGTGCTCACGCCGCTGATCATGGCCGCATTCATGTTCCTGCCGGTGCTGCTGATGAAAGTCGGCAAGGGCGAAAAAACCATCCGCGTCGCCGATTACTCAGGCTTCATCTACGAAAAGATGCTGCAAAACGGCAAGGCGGCCGGCAGCGAAAAGACGGCTTCCGCCAAGAGCAAGGCCGGCATCCGGCGCAACATGTTCGACGACGAAAACGACGGCGGAGCGAGCCAGCTGAAATTCGAAAAAATAAACACGGCCGGGCAGTCGCCCGCTACGCTGGTCGAGCGGAACATCAAGGCCATCCGCGCCAAGAAAATCGACGGCTTCCTGCTCATTCCGGCCGCCATTCAGAAGGAGAGGAAATTGTTCTACTACTCCGGCAACATATCGGACTTCGACACCAACAAGACCATCCAAACGGTGGTGCGCACGGTGGTGTCGCGACAGGTCCTGATCGAAAAGCAGATCAACCCCGAAATCGTCGACGAAGCCACCCGCGACGTCGAATTCGAGACCATCAAGGTGAAAAAGGAGGGGACGAGCAAGTCGAGCGCCGGCATCGAGTACATGATGTCGCTGTTCATGCTGGCCATCCTCTTCTCCATCCTGATGGGCTACGGGCAGCTGATCATGCGCGGCGTGCTCGAGGAGAAAAGCAGCCGCATCATCGAGGTGCTGATCTCCTCCACCGACACCCAGCACATCTTTTACGGCAAGATCATCGGCATCGGCCTGGCCGGCCTGACCCAGGTGGCCATCTGGTTCTTGCTCGCCATGGCCATGGTGGGAAAGTTTTCCCTGGGCCTGAGCAGCGGCATTATGAGTTTCTTGACCCTGGAGATCGGCCTGTACTTCGTCATTTTTTTTCTGCTCGGCTTTTTCATGTACGCCATCCTTTTCTCCATCGTCGGCGCCGCGGTCAACACCGACCAGGAAGCCCAGCAATTCGCCGCCCCGATATCCTACCTGCTGATCATCCCCTTCGTCATGGGCATCATGGTCACCCAGAGCCCGAATTCGTCGCTGGCCCTGATCTCCTCGTTCATTCCCCTGTTCACCCCCACCCTGATGTTCATGCGCATCACCGTCTCCCCGCCACCGCTGGCGCAGATTTTGGCGGCCATCTCGCTGAGCCTGGCCTTCATCGCCTTCCTGGCCTGGCTGGGGGCGAAGATCTTCCGCGTCGGTATCCTGATGTACGGCAAAAAGCCCACCCTCGGCGAGATGCTGCGCTGGATCCGCTACAAGTAGCCAATTTGGAAATTCCCTGTTTTCGGTTATAATCAAAAATGTGGAAAGCAACGGCGCGCAAAGGGAAAAGATTAGTTTTCTGAAATATGTCGGCCCCGGTTTTTTGGTAACGGTCGGGTTTATCGATCCGGGCAACTGGGCGGCCAATATGGCCACCGGCTCGCGCTTCGGCTATTCGCTGCTCTGGGTGGTAACGCTTTCCACCATTTTGCTGATCATCCTGCAGCACAACGCCGCCCACCTGGGCATCGCCAGTGGGCTCTGTCTTTCCGAGGCGGCCAGCACGTATTTCAAGCCATGGCTCAGCCGCAGCCTACTGGCCAGCGCCCTGGCCGCCGCGATGGCCACGGCCCTGGCCGAGATACTGGGCCTGGCCATCGGTGTGCACATGCTGTTCCGGTTGCCCCTCCCGGTCGGCGCCCTGCTGGGCACAGGGTTCAGCATTTTCATGCTGCTTGCCAACCAGTACCGCCGTTTGGAAAAATGGATTATAGCGTTCGTTTCCCTGATCGCTTTCTCTTTTATTTTCGAACTGCTGCTGGTCAAGGTGCAGTGGCCCGAGGCCCTGCGTCACTGGTTCGTGCCGGCCCTGCCCCGCCATTCGCTGCCGCTGCTGATGAGCGTTTTGGGAGCCGTGGTCATGCCCCATAACCTTTTCCTGCACTCGGAAATCATCCAGAGCCGGCAGTGGAACCTGCAGGAGGAGCGAGTCATCAAGAAACAATTGCGTTTTGAATTCATGGATACGCTGGCCGGCATGCTGGCCGGCTGGGTGATCAACAGCGCCATGATCATCATCGCCGCCGCCGTCTTTTTC
This genomic stretch from Candidatus Aminicenantes bacterium harbors:
- a CDS encoding ABC transporter permease — encoded protein: MKLIAIIKKEYREIVRKKSFIISTVLTPLIMAAFMFLPVLLMKVGKGEKTIRVADYSGFIYEKMLQNGKAAGSEKTASAKSKAGIRRNMFDDENDGGASQLKFEKINTAGQSPATLVERNIKAIRAKKIDGFLLIPAAIQKERKLFYYSGNISDFDTNKTIQTVVRTVVSRQVLIEKQINPEIVDEATRDVEFETIKVKKEGTSKSSAGIEYMMSLFMLAILFSILMGYGQLIMRGVLEEKSSRIIEVLISSTDTQHIFYGKIIGIGLAGLTQVAIWFLLAMAMVGKFSLGLSSGIMSFLTLEIGLYFVIFFLLGFFMYAILFSIVGAAVNTDQEAQQFAAPISYLLIIPFVMGIMVTQSPNSSLALISSFIPLFTPTLMFMRITVSPPPLAQILAAISLSLAFIAFLAWLGAKIFRVGILMYGKKPTLGEMLRWIRYK
- the gmk gene encoding guanylate kinase; amino-acid sequence: MRHLVIVSGPSGSGKSTLIQRLLAACPELHFSVSHTTRPARENEVDGRDYHFVSRPVFLKMRGRREFAEWAEVHGQLYGTSWLELRRKSGRGRTLVLDIDVQGARRIKRRYPETMAVFVIPPSLAELKRRLRRREKKWSPEAEQRLQKALNEMAAYELYDYLIVNHELKKASAELRCLLAAFGRQMARNGDKIEKMIRGRK
- a CDS encoding uracil-DNA glycosylase — protein: MSELKEILKFYQEMGAEFLHMPVSDPRADLAALNCDILQCQHCRLHQSKTHYVPGEGSSRPDIFFIGEGPGQTEDQFGRPFIGNAGQLLDKIIQKMGYRREDVFIGNVVKCRPPNNREPLADEVEACLPFLRRQIELLKPKIIVCLGRVALNNLLGTSHSMGRIRGQLLRFNGIPLIPTYHPSFILHKKEKEEISQAKREVWEDMQKALAVISGQRP
- a CDS encoding Nramp family divalent metal transporter, producing MESNGAQREKISFLKYVGPGFLVTVGFIDPGNWAANMATGSRFGYSLLWVVTLSTILLIILQHNAAHLGIASGLCLSEAASTYFKPWLSRSLLASALAAAMATALAEILGLAIGVHMLFRLPLPVGALLGTGFSIFMLLANQYRRLEKWIIAFVSLIAFSFIFELLLVKVQWPEALRHWFVPALPRHSLPLLMSVLGAVVMPHNLFLHSEIIQSRQWNLQEERVIKKQLRFEFMDTLAGMLAGWVINSAMIIIAAAVFFSQKLPVSELPQAQATLKPLLGPAAAVVFALALVFSGFSSAVTAAMAGGTIFAGIFRKPFALADPQTRRGIFLTMGGALLVVFFLKNPFQGLIWSQILLSLQLPWTIFPLILLTSSKKVMGKYANSPLNKAVLLAVTVVVTALNIMLLLELVFSAGN
- a CDS encoding ATP-binding cassette domain-containing protein, with the protein product MNEQALALNGLVKDFDGKRAVDRISFTARKGEILGLLGPNGAGKTTTIRMIMNIIAPDQGTIEILGRPFAEKMKDKIGYLPEERGLYRKMKVMDVLVYLGELKGLRPETIRERGHRLLEQFDLEPYEQKKVEELSKGMAQKLQIISTILHEPELLILDEPFSGLDPLNIELVTRILLEKKKDGVSIILSTHLMEYAEKLVDSVVMIDQGRKVLDGKLAQIKSQYGTKFIRIEYDGDSAFMPGLKYVKSFRDYGRTMEIELVDLAHKNRLLEELSKRVSLNAFQLTEPSLQHIFVRKVNEGARS